Proteins co-encoded in one Chrysemys picta bellii isolate R12L10 chromosome 13, ASM1138683v2, whole genome shotgun sequence genomic window:
- the EIF2S2 gene encoding eukaryotic translation initiation factor 2 subunit 2 isoform X1: MSGDEMIFDPTMSKKKKKKKKPFMLDEEGGETQAEETQLSETKEVEPEPTEDKDIEADEEDSRKKDASDDLDDLNFFNQKKKKKKTKKMFDIDEAEEGIKDLKIEGDVQEPVEPEDDLDIMLGNKKKKKKNVKFPDEDEILEKDEALEDEDSKKDDGISFSFHTGPAWAGSERDYTYDELLNRVFNIMREKNPDMVAGEKRKFVMKPPQVVRVGTKKTSFVNFTDICKLLHRQPKHLLAFLLAELGTSGSIDGNNQLVIKGRFQQKQIENVLRRYIKEYVTCHTCRSPDTILQKDTRLYFLQCETCHSRCSVASIKTGFQAVTGKRAQLRAKAN, from the exons ATGATTTTTGATCCCACTATgagcaagaagaagaagaaaaagaagaagccCTTCATGCTGGATGAAGAAGGAGGAGAGACACAAGCAGAAGAGACGCAGTTGTCAGAAACAAAAGAAGTGGAACCAGAACCAACAGAGGACAAAGATATAGAAGCTGATGAAGAGGACAGTAGGAAGAAAG ATGCATCAGATGATCTGGATGACTTAAACTTCTTCaaccaaaagaaaaagaagaagaaaacaaaaaagatgTTTGATATAGATGAAGCAGAAGAGGGTATAAAG gaTTTAAAAATTGAAGGTGATGTGCAAGAGCCAGTGGAACCAGAAGATGACCTTGATATCATGCTtggcaacaaaaagaaaaagaagaagaatgtgAAGTTTCCAGATGAAGATGAAATATTGGAAAAGGATGAAG CTCTGGAGGATGAAGACAGCAAAAAAGATGATGGAATTTCTTTTAGCTTTCATACTGGACCTGCATGGGCAGGTTCAGAAAGGGACTACACGTATGATGAG TTGCTGAATCGAGTTTTTAACATAATGCGGGAAAAGAATCCAGACATGGTAGctggagaaaaaagaaaattcgTCATGAAACCTCCACAGGTTGTAAGAGTAGGAACCAAGAAAACGTCATTTGTCAACTTTACAGATATCTGTAAACT attGCATCGTCAGCCAAAACATCTCCTGGCATTTTTGTTGGCTGAACTGGGTACAAG tgGCTCAATAGATGGTAACAACCAACTTGTAATCAAAGGACGATTCCAACAAAAACAGATAGAAAATGTTTTGAGACGATACATCA AGGAGTATGTTACCTGTCATACGTGTCGGTCACCAGACACGATTCTACAGAAGGACACCAGATTATATTTCTTGCAGTGTGAGACCTGCCATTCTCGCTGCTCCGTTGCCAGCATCAAAACTGGTTTCCAGGCTGTCACAGGCAAGAGAGCACAGCTCCGTGCCAAAGCTAACTAG
- the EIF2S2 gene encoding eukaryotic translation initiation factor 2 subunit 2 isoform X2 has translation MQMIFDPTMSKKKKKKKKPFMLDEEGGETQAEETQLSETKEVEPEPTEDKDIEADEEDSRKKDASDDLDDLNFFNQKKKKKKTKKMFDIDEAEEGIKDLKIEGDVQEPVEPEDDLDIMLGNKKKKKKNVKFPDEDEILEKDEALEDEDSKKDDGISFSFHTGPAWAGSERDYTYDELLNRVFNIMREKNPDMVAGEKRKFVMKPPQVVRVGTKKTSFVNFTDICKLLHRQPKHLLAFLLAELGTSGSIDGNNQLVIKGRFQQKQIENVLRRYIKEYVTCHTCRSPDTILQKDTRLYFLQCETCHSRCSVASIKTGFQAVTGKRAQLRAKAN, from the exons atgcag ATGATTTTTGATCCCACTATgagcaagaagaagaagaaaaagaagaagccCTTCATGCTGGATGAAGAAGGAGGAGAGACACAAGCAGAAGAGACGCAGTTGTCAGAAACAAAAGAAGTGGAACCAGAACCAACAGAGGACAAAGATATAGAAGCTGATGAAGAGGACAGTAGGAAGAAAG ATGCATCAGATGATCTGGATGACTTAAACTTCTTCaaccaaaagaaaaagaagaagaaaacaaaaaagatgTTTGATATAGATGAAGCAGAAGAGGGTATAAAG gaTTTAAAAATTGAAGGTGATGTGCAAGAGCCAGTGGAACCAGAAGATGACCTTGATATCATGCTtggcaacaaaaagaaaaagaagaagaatgtgAAGTTTCCAGATGAAGATGAAATATTGGAAAAGGATGAAG CTCTGGAGGATGAAGACAGCAAAAAAGATGATGGAATTTCTTTTAGCTTTCATACTGGACCTGCATGGGCAGGTTCAGAAAGGGACTACACGTATGATGAG TTGCTGAATCGAGTTTTTAACATAATGCGGGAAAAGAATCCAGACATGGTAGctggagaaaaaagaaaattcgTCATGAAACCTCCACAGGTTGTAAGAGTAGGAACCAAGAAAACGTCATTTGTCAACTTTACAGATATCTGTAAACT attGCATCGTCAGCCAAAACATCTCCTGGCATTTTTGTTGGCTGAACTGGGTACAAG tgGCTCAATAGATGGTAACAACCAACTTGTAATCAAAGGACGATTCCAACAAAAACAGATAGAAAATGTTTTGAGACGATACATCA AGGAGTATGTTACCTGTCATACGTGTCGGTCACCAGACACGATTCTACAGAAGGACACCAGATTATATTTCTTGCAGTGTGAGACCTGCCATTCTCGCTGCTCCGTTGCCAGCATCAAAACTGGTTTCCAGGCTGTCACAGGCAAGAGAGCACAGCTCCGTGCCAAAGCTAACTAG